TGCGGAAAGCAACGCCCAGCAAGTCACCAAAATCCGCCGCATCGTCGAGGATCTGGGCTGCGACGTCGCCACCCCGGACGAGGCGCGCGAGATCCTCGACCTCAAGGGCGGCGACAAGGTCGCGTTCTAGTCGTCCCGCAACAAGATGCGCTGCGCGTCCCCATCGGGGTCGGAATACTGATCGCTTTTCAGGGTCCAGACAAAGGCGACCAGCGCGGCAAGCCCCAGGATCAGCGAACAGGGAACAAGTATGACAAGCACATTCATGGCGTCGCCCTCGTGCGCAAAGCGTTGACAGTCACGGTGATCGAACTGGTGGACATCGCCAGCGCCGCCATCAGCGGCGTGGCAAATCCGGCCAGAGCCAGCGGGATCGCCACGGCATTGTAGCACGCCGCAAGGCCAAAGTTCTCAAGTATCCGCCGCCGCGCGCTGCGCGCAATGCCGATGGCGGCAGGAATGCCTGACAGATGCTGGCCCAGCAGCACGACATCGGCTGCATTCTGACTGGCCTCAAGCGCGGTGCCCGGCGCGATGGACGCCCAGGCGCGGGTCAGCGCCAGCGTGTCGTTCAGACCATCACCCACCATGACAACCTTGCGCCCCTCGGCTTGCAGGGCTTCGATCAGGTCCTGTTTCGCCTCCGGATCCACCTGCGCATGCACCTGTTCGACACCCAGTTGGGCCGCAACACGCGCCGCGTTCCGGGCGCTGTCACCGGTCAGTAAATGCACCTCAAGTCCCATGTCCCGCAGCCGCGCAACGGTGTCACCGGCATCCGCAAACAACTGTTCCTTCCGGTCGAACGCATACAGATGCGACCCGATGCTCAAGACCGTTCCCTGCCCGGCACCCACCCAGGCCGCGTTGCCAAAGCGCACGGGGCGTCCCTGCCAAACTGCCGAAACACCGTTGCCCCTCTGCTCGGCAATCTGGTCCAGATCAGCCGCCCTGACGTCGCCCAGCAGCGGCAGCACCGACCGGCTCAGCGGGTGGGCAGACGCCTGCGCGAGGGCCTTGAGCACCGCGCGCGCCGTGGCCGGCATCTCTGCCGATGGCACCAGGGCGGCGGCTGACAACGTCCCGGTCTTGTCAAAGACTACAGTGTCCACCTCGGCCAACCGCTCCAACGCGGTCTCGGACTTCACCAAAAGCCCCATGCGGAACAAACGGCCCGTCGCCACGGTCGCCACCGCAGGGACAGCCAATCCCAGCGCGCAAGGGCACGTGATGATCAGCGTCGCAATGGCGATGGTCAGGGCGTGATACATGTCCCCCGTCGCCACCGACCACCCGACAAAGGCGGCAAAGGACAAGCCATGCACCAGCGGCGCATAGACACCCGCCGCACGGTCAGCGAGGCTGGTGTACCGGCTGCGCGCGCCCTCGGCCTGCGCAGCGATCTGGATCAAACGGCGCAACGTGGACCCTTTGGCCGCCACGGTCGTCGTCATGGTCACGGGACCGGTCAGCACAACCTCGCCCGCGGTCAGGGGTGCGCCTTGGGCCACCGCAATCTCTTCGCTTTCACCGGTCAGCGCGCTGCGATCCACCTGCACCACATCGCTGTTCACCACCCCATCCACCGGCACCCGCGCACCAGCGGCCAGCCAAAGGGTGTCGCCCATCGCAACCTCATCCACGGGCACGCTGACCCGTGTGTCCCCTTCAATCCGGGTTACCCGCATCGGCTCCAACGCCGCCAGATCAGCCGCCGCGGACCGGGCCGCCTGACGCATCCGCTTTTCCAACACACGACCGCCCAACAGAAAGAAGGTAAGCGACAGGGCCGCGTCAAAATAGGCGTGTTCGCCGCCATGCATGGTTTCATACAGCGACAGGCCACAAGCCAGCAGGATGGCCAGTGCAATGGGCACATCCATGTTCAGGCGCGCAGCCCGCAACGCCGACCACGCCGACCGAAAGAAGGGCTGCGCGCAATAGATTGCGGCAGGCAGCGAAATCGTGGCCGCAATCCAGTGGAAGAAATCGCGCGTCGCGTCTGTCGCGCCGGACCACACGGCCACGGACAACAGCATGACATTCATCATGGCAAAGCCCGCAATGCCCAGGCGCAACGTCAACCCGTCGTCCTGCATGTGACGGCCCGCATCACGCGCCTCATGGGCCTCGAAACCGATATCGGTCAGGGCCGTGATCCACGAGGCGGGGTCCATGCCCGGTTCCGCGGTGATCGCCACACGCTTGCGGCTCAGGTTCACCCGGGCGGCCGCAATGTCGGGGCGGGCGTTCAGCAGCCCCTCAACCGACCGGATACACGACACGCAATGCACACCCGGCAGGATCAATTCGTGGGTGGGCAAACCGGCGTCCCGGCCTGCGGCCTCCGCCGCCGGACCTGCTGCAATGCAACCGGGGCAGGACGCCACGCTCATTTCGAGACCCGCAAGACGATGCGCTGGCGAAACGCGGTGCCGTCGGGGGCCACGGCCGCCAGACGCAGGTTCCAATTGCCCGGCGCAAGCACCGGGATCGCAGCGACAAAGCGTGCGCCATCATAGGCAAAGATCGGTGTCAGGTCCTCGCCCACATGGGTGGCACGCCCCAGCGTTGCGGCGGTGATTTGCGGCTGAACCGGTCCCAGCGCATCAACGATGGTCAAATACAGCGCCCCGGTGTCGACCGAAGCGGACACGTTCCAGCCCAACGCCTCCTGCGCCGTACGGTCCGCCTCGAACGCCTGGCTGACCACATAGGAATTCCTGGTTTCAAGCCCCGGAAAGGTGTGCACCGCCTGAAAGGCAAGCGTCAGGTTCACCCCGATGATGACAGCAAAGCCAGAGCCGAAAATCGCCAACACATGCCAGCCATTCAGTTCCTTGATCATCTCTCAGCCCTTTCCGTTGAATATGGTGGCGACGCCGGCGCGGTCGTCGGTCTCGACATCCTCGACCCACAGGCGCAGGTCGGTGGTAACAGCCTCGGCTGCCGGGTCCTGCGGGCGCGCGATGACATAGACACGCGCCTGAAACGTCTCGTTGGCGGGGACGGTCACATGGTTGGCCACGGGCCCATCCGTTTCCACATCGATCCGCAAAATCTCGTCCGAGGTCAGCATGACCCGGAACTCCCGGTCATCGGCCGTCAGGTTGCGGATGCGCAGGGTGTAAGTGTTGCGCACAGCCCCATCCGACAGGGTCACGAATTGCGGATTGCGCACCGGCTCGACCGTCAGATCGATGTCCGACCGGATAAACAACGCATAGACCAGCGCCACGCCAATCAGCGACCACATCGACGTATAAAGGATCGTGCGAGGGCGCAGCACATGTTGCCAGATCGGGCGCGGTTTTGCGCCCTCTGTTTCGGCCGCTTCATCCGACAGGGCAAGGTAGTCGATCAAGCCGCGCGGCTTGCCGATCTTCTCCATCACCTCGTCACAGGCGTCGATGCACAGCGCGCAGGTGATGCACTCCATCTGCTGCCCGTCGCGGATGTCGATGCCTGCAGGGCACACGTTCACGCAGGCCATGCAGTCGATGCAGTCGCCCAGGGCCTCCGCCCCTTCGGCCTTGCGGTGCTTGCCGCGCGGCTCGCCCCGCCAATGGCGGTATGCGACGGTCAACGTGCTTTCATCCATCATCGCCGCCTGAATGCGTGGCCACGGGCACATGTAGTTGCAGACCTGTTCCCGCATGAACCCGCCAAACACAAAGGTGGTCGCGGCCAGGATCAGGATGGTGGAATAGGCCACCAGCGGCGCGCTGAAGGTCAGCAACTGCGCGGCAAGCGTCGGTGCGTCGGCAAAGTAGAACACCCACGCCCCGCCCGTCGCCAGCGCGATCAGGAACCAGACACCCCACTTGGTCACGCGCAAACGCAGCTTTTTCAGCGACCAATCGGCATTCCACAGGCGCACCCGCGCGTTGCGGTCGCCTTCGATCCAGCGTTCGACAAGGATAAACAGATCCGTCCACACGGTCTGCGGACATGTATAGCCGCACCAGACCCGGCCCAGGGCCGAGGTGAACAGAAACAGGCCCAAGCCCGCCATGATCAGCAAACCGGCCACAAAGTAGAACTCGTGCGGCCAGATCTCGATCCAGAAAAAGTAAAAGCGCCGCCCCGCCAGATCAATCAGAACCGCCTGATCGGGCAGGTTCGGGCCACGATCCCAGCGGATCCACGGGGTCAGGTAGTAGATCGCGAGGGTCACGCCCATGATCCACCATTTCAACGTGCGAAACGTGCCCTTCACCCGCCGGGGAAAGATCGGTTCGCGCGCAACATACAAAGACGGCGGAGTAGCCGGAGGCTGTGTCATATTCGGTTGTCCTGTTCGTCAACGTATCCTGCACACCAGCAGCCCAAGCAGCCTTGACCCAGATCAATTGCAGTTCGGTCAATTGCAATTGATCGCCTTTGCAGGTTGGCGGGACCCACTGTAAGTCTTGGCGAAAGGCCTGCCGTCAGGCGAGGCTGCTGAAAACGCAAAGGCGACCGCAATCAGATGACATCAATCGTTTTGCATGTCGGGCACGGAAAAACCGGTTCATCCTATTTACAATCGCTGTTCGCGCTGAACCAAGAGCAACTGCAACGTGCGAACGTAACATACCCGTTTCACAAGAACCTGACGGCCGCCGCTGCGGGACAGACCACCTCGGGCAATCACTCCAGCATCTTTTCCGATGTGCTGGATTTCGCGGGCCGGAATACGCTTTTGGTCAGCGGCGAAACCTTGTTCAGAACGTTGATGGGTACGGACACGCTTGCCAAGATTTCGCAGACGTACAAGTTGAAGGTGATCCTGTTCACGCGCGACGTCGTGGATCACGGGATATCCCGTTGGATACAGGGCGTGAAAGGGCGCGGGATCGTCGAGGATGTGGATACATACCTGACCCGGAACCCGCTGGGTCCGCACCCTATCGTGGTCGAATGGATGAACCTGTCGCGCATGCTGGGGTTCGAACTGCGCGTTCGGAACTATTCTAGGCACAAGTCGGATTTGGTATCTGTGTTTTGCGCCGACGCTTTCGATGGACGTCTTGACGCCAAGGCATTTCAGTTGCCCGACGTCACACGGGTCAATCGCGGGCTGACACAACCCGAATTGGACATACAGCGCCTGTTCAACGCCATCATAGGCTCCCAAAGCGCGGGTTACGTGGCGAAGTTTCTGGTGTCCCACTTTCCCGAAAGCCGCGGGGGCAAAACACGCGTATCGCAAAAAACCTATGACCTGTTAACTGCGGCCAACAAGCCATTCGTTGCGGCTATAAACCGGAACCTTCCACCCGAAGAACACGTCGGGTTTGGCGACCCAAAGGACGTGGTGCGCACGGCACCATCCGAACAGATACCCGAAGACACGATCGCCGCCCTTGCCGAAAACATCACGACCCAAGCACCTTTTTTTCAACGGCGTGACGGGGACTTGCAGTTCTTACTTGGACTGGCACTGCGGATCGAAAAAGGCCGGCAACCGGAATTGCAGGATGCGCTGAAGCTGATGGAAATGGCGCTTGCAATTCGACCAGGAGCGCCTCGGATCACCGCGAAGGTGGATGAGTGGCGAAAGATACTGGAGAAGGACAAAAACGTTGACATTCCAGAAGATTGACCTGCGGAGCTAACGTTCGACTTCAATGTGGGAAGCCTGCGTATCCAGGCGCAGGTCACCGATATCAAACAGGTCTCAGATCAGGCCGCAGTCATTCAAGCGGGTATCCCGGCCCCCGCTTGGTACGAACAGGACAGGGACCGGGACCGCCGCGCATCCCCCCTTTGACGGGGCAGGTACCCCACCGCGCGGCGTAGTGAAAAACGGCAAGAGCTACTCGCCGCCTCCCAATTGGTGCAGGTACAATGTGACCGCCTTGATCTCGTCTTCGTCGAGGCGCTGGCCCCACGCGGGCATCACGCCGAAACGGGAATAGGTGATCGTCTCGGTCAGGCGTTCGCGGTCACCGCCATAAAGCCAGATGGCATCGTTCAGCGTCGGCGCACCAAGCGTCCGGTCACCGTCTCCATTCAACCCGTGACAGGCCGAACACTGCTCTTCAAACAGACCTGCGCCCTGTTCGGCCAGTGCCGCATCATGGTCCTGACCTGACAAGGCCAACACATATTCGACGGTTTGACCAATTTCCTCATCCGACAGGATGTCGCCAAAGACAGGCATCTCGGACCACCGCGCATCGGGATCGGTCTCGTTCCGGATGCCGTGACGCACGGTGTATTCGATATCCTCAAGCGTGCCGCCCCACAGCCACGCGTCATCCAGCAGGTTGGGATACCCCGCCGCCTGAACCCCGGCGGCCCCAGCCCCGTGACATTGCGAACAATTGGCAAGGAACACCGACGCGCCGCCCGCCACACCATAACGGTGCGCCGGATCATCGGGTGTCAGCGTCGACAGGTCAGCCGACGCAAGGATGGCGGACACCTCCGCGTTCTGCGCCTCGACCACGGCGATCTGTTCGGCCACCTCGGCACGTGTCGAATAGCCCAACAGGCCCGCGGTGGCCGCGTTGACCAGGGGCCAGGCGGGATAGGCGATGGTATAGGCCAGGCCCCACACAACCGTCCCGTAAAAGGTCCACAGCCACCAGCGCGGCAACGGGTTGTTCAACTCCTTGATTCCGTCCCATTCATGGCCGGTGGTGTCGGTCCCGGTGACCTGATCGATATCTTGATTGTCAGCCATCTCAGTCGGCCTCCGGTTCTTGCGCGATGAAATGCGCGTCTGTGTCGTTGCGTAGGGGAATGCCAGCGGCCTCTTCATTGGCCTTGCGGGCCGACGGGCGGAAGGACCACAGGCAGGCTGTGATGTAGAAGACCACCATCGCCAGCAGCACCCAGCTATCGGCCAGTTCTCGGAGGAAGGAATAAGTATCCATCATGTCCTCCTATCGGCTCGGCTCGGGGGTGAAGGTCGAAAAGTCGACCAACGTGCCCAGCATCTGCAGATACGCGATCAGCGCATCCATCTCGGTCAACTCGGGCTGACCATCGAAATTGGACACCACCGCACCGGGATAACGTTCCACCAGCCCGTCCCAATCCGCGTCGGGATCGGCCTGCACGCGGAAATCGTCCACAGCAGCCGCGACCATCTCGTCGGTATAGGGGACGCCCACAAATCGGTGGGTGCGGACCAGCGCTTCGACCTGATCCGTGTCCAGCACGGTATCGGCCAGGAAGGCGTATTTCGGCATGATGGATTCCGGCACAACCGATTGCGGGTCCAGCAGGTGATCCACATGCCACGCATCCGAATACCGGCCGCCCACACGGGCCAGATCCGGCCCGGTGCGCTTGGACCCCCACTGGAACGGGTGGTCGTACATCGACTCTGCCGCCAGTGAATAGTGGCCATAGCGTTCGACCTCGTCCCGCATGGGGCGGATCATCTGGCTGTGGCAGACATAGCACCCTTCACGGATGTAAATGTCGCGCCCCGCCAGTTCCAGCGGGCTGTAGGGCCGCACCCCGTCCACCTCTTCGATCGTGTTCTCAAGATAGAACAGCGGTGCGATTTCCACGATGCCACCGATGGTGACGACAAGCAGCGAGAAGACGAACAAAAGCGTCGGGCTGCGTTCCAGGGCCTGGTGTCGGTCAAGAAAAGCCATTGCACTGTCTCCTTATGCTGCTTGTGCGGTTGCGGGTGCGGGCGGGGCCACCGCGACGGGTTTGCCGCCCCGGATGGTCATCCACATGTTCCAGACCATGATCACGCCGCCAGCCAGGTAAAGGACCCCGCCCAGCCCACGCACCACATACATCGGGAACTTCGCGCTTACGGTGTCGGCGAACGAATTCACGAGGAACCCCTGGGCATCGACTTCGCGCCACATCAGGCCCTCCATGATGCCGGTCACCCACATGGACGCGGCGTAAAGAACGATACCGATGGTGGCGAGCCAGAAGTGCCAGTCGATAGCCGCCATCGAATACATCTCTTTCCGGCCCCACAGGCGCGGCGTCAGGAAGTAGAGCGCGCCAAAGGTGATCATGCCGTTCCAGCCCAGCGCACCGGAATGCACGTGCCCGATGGTCCAGTCGGTATAGTGGCTCAGCGAATTCACCGCCCGGATCGACATCATCGGCCCCTCGAAGGTGGACATGCCGTAGAAGGCCAGCGAAATCACCATCATCCGGATGATCGGATCCGTGCGCAGCTTGTCCCACGCGCCTTGCAGCGTCATGAGGCCATTGATCATGCCGCCCCAGCTGGGCATCCACAGGATGATCGAAAACACCATGCCAAGGGTCGACGCCCAGTCCGGCAACGCGGTGTAGTGCAAGTGGTGCGGACCCGCCCAGATATACAGGAAGATCAGCGCCCAGAAGTGGATGATGGACAGCTTGTAGCTATAGACCGGACGCCCCGCCTGCTTGGGCACGAAATAGTACATCATGCCCAGGAAGCCCGCAGTCAGGAAAAAGCCCACGGCGTTGTGGCCATACCACCATTGCGTCATCGCATCCTGCACGCCCGAAAACACCTGCACGGATTTGGAGCCGAACAGCGACACAGGAATGCTCAGGTTGTTGACGATATGCAGCATCGCCACGGTGATGATAAAGCTCAGCAGGAACCAGTTGGCGACATAGATGTGCTTTTCCTGCCGCTTGAAGATGGTGCCAAGGTAGACGGCGAGGAAGGCAACCCAGACAAGGGTCAGCCAGATGTCCACATACCATTCCGGCTCTGCATATTCCTTGGATTGCGTGGCGCCCAGCAAATAACCGGTCGCGGCCATCACGACGAACAGCTGATAGCCCCAGAAGACGAACCACGCGAGGTTGCCGCCCCACAGGCGCGCACCACAGGTACGCTGCACGATATAGAACGACGACATGATCAGCGCGTTGCCCCCGAACGCGAAAATCACCGCACTTGTGTGCAGCGGGCGCAGCCGTCCGAAATTGGTAAAGGGTTGGCCCCAGTCAAAATTGAGGGCCGGAAAGGCAAGTTGAAAGGCGATGAACACGCCCGCAAGAAAACCCACGACACCCCAGATGCCGGTGGCGATCACGCCTGCCCGGATGACACTATCCATATAGCCGGTGTCGTCCACAACGGCTTGTGTCTCTCCGATTTGGCGGACCTGCCAGATGAACATGCCCAGCGCGATCACAAAGATCAGTGCCGCATGCAGCTTGTAGGCCAGGTCATGCCCCCAGTCCGCTGCAATGGCAGCGCACAGGGCCACCAGGCCCAGCAAAATGAGTTTAACGTAGTCCCACATTCTCTTTCCTTTGCAAATTCGCACCGATCCCTTGGCTTTCTGGATCGCTGCGCGTCTGCGCACTGTCCCCGCGGGGACAACAGACCTGTTCGTATGTTGTGGTGATTAAGCGGGCGCCGGGACGCCCGCGTTGATCTGGATCAAGCGCCCGAGATTTTGGGACACGTCCCTAGCGGATCACATGCACCGCGCAGGGCGCATGCCGGGTGACCCAGGCGGCGGTGGATCCCAGCAAGATGTCCGACAGCGCGGGCTGGTGGGATGGCATCACGATCAGATCGGTACTGTGATCCTTGGCATAGTCGGTGATGCTACGCCCTGTGGCGCCTTCGATCACGGCGCTTTGTCCATTGGGCAGATCGGCTGCCATGACCTGCAAGCGTCCGGCCATGCGTTCCCGGTTCCCGATGACCAGGTCGGTCGGCACGAATTCGGCTGCGTAGACGGGCAACTGCTCCATCACATGCAACAGCGTGATCAGCGCACCGTCCGAGGACAGATGCCGCGCCACGGCCACCGCCTGCGGATGATCGCGATCTTCGCCAAAGGCGACGGGGATCAGAATGTTGGAATACATGGGGGCAACCCTCCTTTGACCATTCGGCCAGAAGGATTACGCCACGCGCGCAGGGCCTGCGTTGATGTGGATCAAGCGGGGATCAGAACAGCACGCCGCCGTCCGAGTCATCGCCGCTTTCCAGCAGCAGCGTCTCAAGATCGGGGATCAGAACGGTGCGGTTGCCATCCAGCCCGATCACCCCGTCCTTGCGCAGGCTGGTGAACTGCCGGCTGACGGTCTCGATGGTCAGACCCAGGAAATTCGCCATGGCCTCGCGGCTGATGGGCAATTCAAGCCGTGAGGTGTCCCCCATCACGCGGCCATCGGGGTTCACGGTACGCTTGGCGATCAGCATGAGGAAGCTGGCGATCTTTTCACGCGCGGTCTTGCGACCCAGCAGCAGCATCCAGTCGCGGGCCGCGTCCAATTCATCCAGCGCCATCTCAAGCATGCGTTCCTGCAAATGCGGCACATCCTTCAGCAACGTCTCGAACGGCTTGCGGTAGAAGCTGCACAACGTGACCTCGGTCACGGCGGTCACATCATATTGCAACGTGTCCCGGCCGGGACGCCCGATGAAATCGGACGGCAACAGCAGGCCCACCAGTTGCGTGCGCCCATCCTCGATCGCGCGTTCCAGCGTCGCGGTGCCCGCCACAACCGACGCCACCACATCCAGCGCATCACCGCGCATCGCAATGGTCTTGCCCGCAGGATAGGTCTTGTAAAACTTGATCTGGTTCAGTTGCTCCAGCTCGTCCTCGTCACAGCGCGCGCACACGGCGCGGTGACGGATCGGGCAACTGGAACAGTTGTCGAAGGCCGGAACCGGTTTGTTCATCCCGAGACCTGTTGATCTGTGTCAATGCGCGCGGCGGACAGATCACGAAACTCAGGGCTATGAAACACGTTTCCGACCTCCGCCGTCATGGGCTTTTCGATGCCAGGGTCCCACGCTTTACAAGCTATCCACCCGCCAATTGGTTCAGCGAAGAGGTGGGCGCGGACTGCGTGCGCACCTGGCAATCTACTGCGCCCAAGGATGCAGAGATTTCGCTCTATGTCCACATCCCCTTTTGCCGCAGACTGTGCTGGTTCTGCGCATGCCGGACCCAGGGGACGCGCAACGACGCCCCGCTGGCGCCCTATGTCGACCGGGTCCTGGCCGAGGCGCGGGCCACGCGGACCGGCTTTGGACACGCGGTGCGCACCAGGCGGCTGCATCTGGGCGGCGGAACCCCTACCATCCTGACCGCCGCCCTGCTGGACCGTTTGCTGTCGGGTCTTGATGACATCTGGGACCTCAGCACGGTCGATGAATTCTCGGTCGAGGTGGACCCGACAGATGTGGGCCCCAAACGCCTTGCAATGCTGCGACAGCACGGCCTGTCGCGCGTCAGCCTTGGCATCCAGGACTTTGACCCGCAGGTGCAGAAGGCCATTGGACGGGCTCAATCACGGGCGCTGACCGCAGATGTGGTTGCACAGGTGCGCGATCTGGGCGTGCAGGGCCTGAACTTTGATCTGCTTTACGGCCTGCCCTTCCAGACAAGGACGTCACTGGCCCAGACGCTGCAGGCCGCGCTGGATATGGCGCCCGCGCGGATCGCGCTGTTTGGCTATGCGCATGTGCCATGGATGTCCAAGCGACAGTCGCTGATCCCCAGCGACGCATTGCCCAAGCCGGAACACCGGTTGGCGCTGTTCGACCTTGCCCGGCGGACGCTGCTGGGCCAAGGCTATGTCCAGATCGGGATTGATCATTTTGCACGCCCCGACGACGCGCTGGCGCAGGCCTTCTTTGACAAACGGCTGACGCGGTCCTTTCAGGGCTACACCGATGATACGGCCCCTTATCTGATCGGTCTGGGGGCCTCTGCCATCTCGACCTATCCGCAGGGATTTGCGCAGAACATCCCGGTGACCGGCAAATACGCCGCCCAGATCGATGCGGACCAGCCCGCCCTGTGGCGCGGCTATGCGTTGAACGGGGTGGATCACCTCAAGGCGGATGTGGTTGCGCAAATGATGTGCTATCACGCCGCCACACTGTCGGACGCGCACCTGGCCGACCCCACCGTGTTGTCGGCTGTGCTGCACATCGTTGAGCGGTTCAAAGAGGCCGTGAGCTGGGATGGCAAAACGCTGACGATTGCCCGCTGGGCGCACCCGCTTGTGCGCCAGATTGCCGGCACGCTGACCACCGACCACCCCGCACAGGCTGACAAGCGCACCTACAGCGCCGCGATCTAGGTGAAATCCAGCGTCATTGGCGCGCCCGCCTCGTAAGAGGCCTGCGCCGCGTCCGCCATCACCTGCGCCTTGTAGCCGTCGATCCCGCCGGGGTTGGGCGGCGTACCGGCAGTCAAAACCTGTACGAAATGCTGCATCTCCGCCGTATAGGCTGCGGCGTAGCGTTCCAGGAAAAACGGTTCGGTCGGGGCGCGGGTGAAGCCGGCGGCGTTCGACATCTCGACCGTCGAGGTCAGCACGTTGTCAGCACGCAACATGCCGTTTTCCCCATGCACTTCAATGCGTTGGTCATAGCCATAGGTGGCGCGGCGCGAGTTCGATATCTGGCACAGCCTGCCCGACGCGGTGCGCAGGGACACCATCGCGGTGTCAATATCGCCTGCCTGCCCGATTTCGGGGTCTACAAGGCACGACCCATGCGCGAAAATTTCGACCGGGTCTTCGCCCAGCAGGAACCGCGCCATGTCCAGATCGTGGATCATCATATCCCGGAACAGACCGCCGGAGGTCTTGATATAGCCGATGGGCGGCGGTGACGGGTCGCGCGACAGGATTGTCACCATCTCGACCTTGCCGATGGCCCCGTCGTCGATCTGCCCCTTGAGCGTGCGGAAATTGGGATCAAAGCGCCGGTTGAAGGCGATAAAGAACGGAACCGCGTGCTGTTCGACCACGGCGAGACAGTCGCGGATGCGCGCGGCATTCAGGTCAATGGGTTTTTCGCAAAAGATCGCCTTGCCCGCGCGGGCCGCGCTGTGGATCAGGTCGTAATGCGTGGTGGTCGGCGTGCCGATCACCACCGCGTCGATATCGGAGGCGGTCAGGATATCCTCGGTCTCCATCACCCTGGACCCGGTGCGTTTGGCCAGGGCGGCGGCGGCCTCGGGCATGGCATCGGCCACGGCGGCGACCTGCGCGCCCTCCATCCCCATCAGGCTGCGGGCATGGACCTGTCCGATACGACCACAGCCCAGAAGTGCGATATTGATCATGTGTTTGC
This DNA window, taken from uncultured Tateyamaria sp., encodes the following:
- the ccoS gene encoding cbb3-type cytochrome oxidase assembly protein CcoS yields the protein MNVLVILVPCSLILGLAALVAFVWTLKSDQYSDPDGDAQRILLRDD
- a CDS encoding heavy metal translocating P-type ATPase; its protein translation is MSVASCPGCIAAGPAAEAAGRDAGLPTHELILPGVHCVSCIRSVEGLLNARPDIAAARVNLSRKRVAITAEPGMDPASWITALTDIGFEAHEARDAGRHMQDDGLTLRLGIAGFAMMNVMLLSVAVWSGATDATRDFFHWIAATISLPAAIYCAQPFFRSAWSALRAARLNMDVPIALAILLACGLSLYETMHGGEHAYFDAALSLTFFLLGGRVLEKRMRQAARSAAADLAALEPMRVTRIEGDTRVSVPVDEVAMGDTLWLAAGARVPVDGVVNSDVVQVDRSALTGESEEIAVAQGAPLTAGEVVLTGPVTMTTTVAAKGSTLRRLIQIAAQAEGARSRYTSLADRAAGVYAPLVHGLSFAAFVGWSVATGDMYHALTIAIATLIITCPCALGLAVPAVATVATGRLFRMGLLVKSETALERLAEVDTVVFDKTGTLSAAALVPSAEMPATARAVLKALAQASAHPLSRSVLPLLGDVRAADLDQIAEQRGNGVSAVWQGRPVRFGNAAWVGAGQGTVLSIGSHLYAFDRKEQLFADAGDTVARLRDMGLEVHLLTGDSARNAARVAAQLGVEQVHAQVDPEAKQDLIEALQAEGRKVVMVGDGLNDTLALTRAWASIAPGTALEASQNAADVVLLGQHLSGIPAAIGIARSARRRILENFGLAACYNAVAIPLALAGFATPLMAALAMSTSSITVTVNALRTRATP
- a CDS encoding FixH family protein, with protein sequence MIKELNGWHVLAIFGSGFAVIIGVNLTLAFQAVHTFPGLETRNSYVVSQAFEADRTAQEALGWNVSASVDTGALYLTIVDALGPVQPQITAATLGRATHVGEDLTPIFAYDGARFVAAIPVLAPGNWNLRLAAVAPDGTAFRQRIVLRVSK
- the ccoG gene encoding cytochrome c oxidase accessory protein CcoG → MTQPPATPPSLYVAREPIFPRRVKGTFRTLKWWIMGVTLAIYYLTPWIRWDRGPNLPDQAVLIDLAGRRFYFFWIEIWPHEFYFVAGLLIMAGLGLFLFTSALGRVWCGYTCPQTVWTDLFILVERWIEGDRNARVRLWNADWSLKKLRLRVTKWGVWFLIALATGGAWVFYFADAPTLAAQLLTFSAPLVAYSTILILAATTFVFGGFMREQVCNYMCPWPRIQAAMMDESTLTVAYRHWRGEPRGKHRKAEGAEALGDCIDCMACVNVCPAGIDIRDGQQMECITCALCIDACDEVMEKIGKPRGLIDYLALSDEAAETEGAKPRPIWQHVLRPRTILYTSMWSLIGVALVYALFIRSDIDLTVEPVRNPQFVTLSDGAVRNTYTLRIRNLTADDREFRVMLTSDEILRIDVETDGPVANHVTVPANETFQARVYVIARPQDPAAEAVTTDLRLWVEDVETDDRAGVATIFNGKG
- the ccoP gene encoding cytochrome-c oxidase, cbb3-type subunit III; amino-acid sequence: MADNQDIDQVTGTDTTGHEWDGIKELNNPLPRWWLWTFYGTVVWGLAYTIAYPAWPLVNAATAGLLGYSTRAEVAEQIAVVEAQNAEVSAILASADLSTLTPDDPAHRYGVAGGASVFLANCSQCHGAGAAGVQAAGYPNLLDDAWLWGGTLEDIEYTVRHGIRNETDPDARWSEMPVFGDILSDEEIGQTVEYVLALSGQDHDAALAEQGAGLFEEQCSACHGLNGDGDRTLGAPTLNDAIWLYGGDRERLTETITYSRFGVMPAWGQRLDEDEIKAVTLYLHQLGGGE
- a CDS encoding cbb3-type cytochrome c oxidase subunit 3, giving the protein MDTYSFLRELADSWVLLAMVVFYITACLWSFRPSARKANEEAAGIPLRNDTDAHFIAQEPEAD
- the ccoO gene encoding cytochrome-c oxidase, cbb3-type subunit II encodes the protein MAFLDRHQALERSPTLLFVFSLLVVTIGGIVEIAPLFYLENTIEEVDGVRPYSPLELAGRDIYIREGCYVCHSQMIRPMRDEVERYGHYSLAAESMYDHPFQWGSKRTGPDLARVGGRYSDAWHVDHLLDPQSVVPESIMPKYAFLADTVLDTDQVEALVRTHRFVGVPYTDEMVAAAVDDFRVQADPDADWDGLVERYPGAVVSNFDGQPELTEMDALIAYLQMLGTLVDFSTFTPEPSR
- the ccoN gene encoding cytochrome-c oxidase, cbb3-type subunit I, which codes for MWDYVKLILLGLVALCAAIAADWGHDLAYKLHAALIFVIALGMFIWQVRQIGETQAVVDDTGYMDSVIRAGVIATGIWGVVGFLAGVFIAFQLAFPALNFDWGQPFTNFGRLRPLHTSAVIFAFGGNALIMSSFYIVQRTCGARLWGGNLAWFVFWGYQLFVVMAATGYLLGATQSKEYAEPEWYVDIWLTLVWVAFLAVYLGTIFKRQEKHIYVANWFLLSFIITVAMLHIVNNLSIPVSLFGSKSVQVFSGVQDAMTQWWYGHNAVGFFLTAGFLGMMYYFVPKQAGRPVYSYKLSIIHFWALIFLYIWAGPHHLHYTALPDWASTLGMVFSIILWMPSWGGMINGLMTLQGAWDKLRTDPIIRMMVISLAFYGMSTFEGPMMSIRAVNSLSHYTDWTIGHVHSGALGWNGMITFGALYFLTPRLWGRKEMYSMAAIDWHFWLATIGIVLYAASMWVTGIMEGLMWREVDAQGFLVNSFADTVSAKFPMYVVRGLGGVLYLAGGVIMVWNMWMTIRGGKPVAVAPPAPATAQAA